A genomic region of Candidatus Hydrogenedentota bacterium contains the following coding sequences:
- a CDS encoding nitroreductase family protein encodes MAKIEVDARLCKQCGACILTCPENILVEGEHAPRTVHAELCTSCGHCAAICGQGAIHHESFPEGAIIPVKTDLLPSGDQVLEMLRARRSLRVFTDAEVEQPVVERIIEAAQLAPTAHNLQNVEYIVVRKKDELKAISDMAVRFFEKMSKQLRNPLVRGIVRLTSGHEAKSLLDFVPEMEVMVEGHKKGEDFILRGAQCLIVAHVERNIHLPEANAMLALHNASLLAQAMGLGSFLVGYLVGACGRDRSIPDFLGVPKTHRVHGALALGYPKQMFSRWPKRKPPEVTWR; translated from the coding sequence ATGGCCAAGATTGAAGTAGACGCAAGACTGTGCAAACAGTGCGGCGCGTGCATCCTGACGTGTCCGGAGAACATCCTGGTCGAGGGCGAACACGCCCCCAGGACCGTCCATGCGGAACTGTGCACGTCGTGCGGACATTGCGCGGCCATCTGCGGGCAGGGGGCTATCCATCACGAATCGTTCCCGGAAGGCGCCATCATCCCGGTGAAGACGGACCTGCTGCCTTCGGGCGACCAGGTGCTGGAGATGCTACGGGCGCGCAGGTCGTTGCGGGTGTTCACGGACGCCGAGGTGGAGCAGCCGGTAGTGGAGCGTATCATCGAGGCGGCGCAGCTCGCGCCGACGGCGCACAACCTTCAGAATGTCGAATACATCGTCGTGCGGAAGAAGGACGAATTGAAGGCCATCAGCGACATGGCCGTCCGGTTCTTCGAGAAGATGTCAAAGCAGCTGCGGAATCCGCTCGTGCGCGGCATCGTGCGGCTCACGTCGGGACACGAGGCCAAGAGCCTGTTGGACTTCGTGCCCGAGATGGAGGTCATGGTCGAAGGCCACAAAAAGGGCGAGGATTTTATTCTGCGCGGCGCGCAGTGTCTGATTGTGGCTCATGTCGAGCGGAACATCCACCTGCCCGAGGCCAACGCGATGCTGGCGCTGCACAACGCGTCGCTGCTCGCCCAGGCCATGGGGCTGGGGAGCTTCTTGGTCGGATACCTGGTGGGGGCGTGCGGACGGGACCGCAGCATACCCGACTTCCTCGGTGTCCCGAAGACGCACCGGGTGCACGGGGCCCTGGCGCTGGGCTACCCGAAGCAGATGTTCTCGCGGTGGCCGAAACGGAAGCCGCCAGAGGTCACCTGGAGATAA